A single window of Jiangella alkaliphila DNA harbors:
- a CDS encoding carbohydrate ABC transporter permease: MATVPSPTELDTGPAGAPPGGARRTRPVDDGDAAGLGRWRATGFVAPALLVVAIFLVFPAIWTLYLGLTNWRLTGLAAAEPEFVGTENYTDALSDPAFRNSLLLTLVFVFFSAIIGQSILGFALAWTARRLRPAVRSVLETVVLLAWIIPASVVAFLWLALLDRREGTLNALLGSDGTAWLLEYPMQSIIIFNIWNGTAFSMLLFSSALASVPPSQFETARMAGAGTFATLRDVVLPNIRGHILTNTLLITLWTFNVFAPYLITAGGPQGETEILGIYIYRVALRDGALGQGAALSLIMIIINLIVASVYLRLLRERRP; encoded by the coding sequence GTGGCGACGGTTCCATCGCCGACTGAGCTCGACACCGGGCCGGCGGGCGCGCCTCCGGGCGGCGCCCGCCGGACCCGTCCCGTCGACGACGGCGACGCGGCCGGCCTCGGCCGCTGGCGGGCCACCGGGTTCGTCGCGCCGGCGCTGCTGGTCGTCGCGATCTTCCTGGTCTTCCCGGCGATCTGGACGCTCTACCTGGGGCTGACCAACTGGCGGCTGACCGGGCTGGCCGCGGCCGAGCCGGAGTTCGTCGGCACCGAGAACTACACCGACGCGCTCAGCGACCCGGCGTTTCGCAACTCGCTGCTGCTGACGCTGGTGTTCGTGTTCTTCTCCGCGATCATCGGGCAGTCGATCCTGGGGTTCGCGCTGGCCTGGACGGCGCGGCGGCTGCGGCCCGCCGTCCGGTCGGTGCTGGAGACCGTGGTCCTGCTGGCCTGGATCATCCCGGCATCGGTGGTGGCGTTCCTGTGGCTGGCACTGCTGGACCGGCGCGAGGGCACGCTGAATGCACTGCTCGGCAGCGACGGCACGGCGTGGCTGCTCGAGTACCCGATGCAGTCGATCATCATCTTCAACATCTGGAACGGCACGGCGTTCTCGATGCTGCTGTTCAGCTCGGCGCTGGCGTCGGTGCCGCCGTCGCAGTTCGAGACCGCCCGGATGGCCGGCGCCGGCACGTTCGCCACGCTGCGCGACGTCGTGCTGCCGAACATCCGCGGCCACATCCTCACCAACACGCTGCTGATCACGTTGTGGACGTTCAACGTGTTCGCGCCGTACCTGATCACCGCAGGCGGGCCGCAGGGAGAGACCGAGATCCTCGGCATCTACATCTACCGGGTGGCGCTGCGCGACGGCGCGCTCGGGCAGGGCGCCGCGCTGTCGCTGATCATGATCATCATCAACCTGATCGTCGCGTCGGTGTATCTGCGGTTGCTGAGGGAGCGGCGCCCATGA
- a CDS encoding extracellular solute-binding protein: MRINTGLGGMAGLLAAALVLAACGSDDDGGSAGGDASQNADATEVTLTITDNAIAGGKNSEGAAWITDYVIPEFTAMQEEQGVDVTIEFEENGVDDEDYKTKIALDLQSGAGGDIISIDGIWTGEFAEAGYIAPLTDVAGDAVEDWDGWEQIPEAVQQAMSFDDQAYGIPVGTDGRVIYFNKDLFAQAGLPEDWQPTSWDEILEAARALKQLDGVTPLQVNAGVPMGEATTMQGFLPLLAGTGEEIWADDAWTGASEGVTEVLDFYGQVYGDEALGDPLLQQEAQGRDTSFQLFASGQLGMLIESDYLWRSVINPDGGIAPMTNRDEVVGWARIPAREPGAGLNGQDFVSMSGGTGRVINPNTEFPQQAWELMMFMNSPEALQAMIEIGGARITPRDDVNADALAGDPLMAFIAEEVLPITAYRPALAVYPQVSVALQNATAAVSSGTSADDAAADYQSELEGIVGGDGSIAD; encoded by the coding sequence ATGAGGATCAACACCGGGCTCGGCGGCATGGCCGGCCTGCTTGCTGCGGCGCTCGTCCTGGCGGCGTGCGGAAGTGACGACGACGGCGGCTCCGCGGGCGGCGACGCCTCCCAGAACGCCGACGCCACCGAGGTCACCCTGACCATCACCGACAACGCCATCGCCGGCGGCAAGAACTCCGAGGGCGCCGCCTGGATCACCGACTACGTGATCCCCGAGTTCACCGCCATGCAGGAGGAGCAGGGCGTCGACGTCACCATCGAGTTCGAGGAGAACGGCGTCGACGACGAGGACTACAAGACGAAGATCGCCCTGGACCTGCAGTCCGGCGCCGGTGGCGACATCATCAGCATCGACGGCATCTGGACCGGAGAGTTCGCCGAGGCCGGCTACATCGCGCCGCTCACCGACGTCGCCGGCGACGCCGTCGAGGACTGGGACGGCTGGGAGCAGATCCCCGAGGCCGTCCAGCAGGCCATGTCGTTCGACGACCAGGCCTACGGCATCCCCGTCGGCACCGACGGCCGCGTCATCTACTTCAACAAGGACCTGTTCGCGCAGGCCGGGCTGCCTGAGGACTGGCAGCCCACCAGCTGGGACGAGATCCTCGAGGCCGCTCGGGCGCTCAAGCAGCTCGACGGCGTCACCCCGCTGCAGGTCAACGCCGGCGTCCCGATGGGCGAGGCGACGACGATGCAGGGCTTCCTGCCGCTGCTGGCCGGCACCGGCGAGGAGATCTGGGCGGACGACGCCTGGACCGGCGCGTCCGAGGGCGTCACCGAGGTACTCGACTTCTACGGCCAGGTGTACGGCGACGAGGCGCTCGGCGACCCGCTGCTGCAGCAGGAGGCCCAGGGCCGCGACACGTCGTTCCAGCTGTTCGCCAGCGGCCAGCTCGGCATGCTGATCGAGAGCGACTACCTGTGGCGCTCGGTGATCAACCCCGACGGCGGCATCGCGCCCATGACCAACCGCGACGAGGTCGTCGGCTGGGCGAGGATCCCGGCCCGCGAGCCCGGCGCCGGCCTCAACGGGCAGGACTTCGTCAGCATGTCCGGCGGCACCGGCCGCGTCATCAACCCGAACACCGAGTTCCCGCAGCAGGCGTGGGAGCTGATGATGTTCATGAACTCCCCCGAGGCGCTCCAGGCGATGATCGAGATCGGCGGCGCGCGCATCACCCCGCGCGACGACGTCAACGCCGACGCGCTGGCCGGCGACCCGCTGATGGCCTTCATCGCCGAAGAGGTGCTGCCGATCACCGCGTACCGGCCGGCGCTGGCGGTCTACCCGCAGGTCTCGGTGGCGCTGCAGAACGCGACGGCGGCGGTGTCGTCCGGCACGTCGGCCGACGACGCGGCGGCGGACTACCAGAGTGAGCTGGAGGGCATCGTCGGTGGCGACGGTTCCATCGCCGACTGA
- a CDS encoding GntR family transcriptional regulator produces the protein MAEGIPELVVDRTSPVPLYFQVAQHLEHLIESGAYPPGTRLDNEIQLADQLGLSRPTMRRAIEYLVDRGLLVRKRGVGTQVVRPKVRRPVELSSLYDDLAAAGKQPRTQILSFELQEPSEIVAEALGLDDGAQVYAIRRLRFTGDEPLSIMSNYVPAGLVRLDARGLERTGLYAMIRAAGVNLKIATQTIGGRAARAAEARLLAEHPGAPLLTMTRVAYDETGRAVEYGSHLYRASMYTFELTLTTT, from the coding sequence GTGGCCGAGGGGATCCCGGAGCTCGTGGTCGATCGCACCAGCCCGGTGCCGCTGTACTTCCAGGTGGCCCAGCACTTGGAGCACCTCATCGAGTCCGGGGCCTATCCGCCCGGCACCCGGCTGGACAACGAGATCCAGCTGGCCGACCAGCTCGGCCTGTCGCGGCCGACCATGCGGCGCGCCATCGAGTACCTGGTCGACCGCGGCCTGCTGGTCCGCAAGCGCGGCGTCGGCACCCAGGTGGTCCGGCCCAAGGTGCGCCGCCCGGTCGAGCTGTCCAGCCTCTACGACGACCTCGCCGCGGCCGGGAAGCAGCCGCGCACGCAGATCCTCTCCTTCGAGCTGCAGGAGCCCAGCGAGATCGTGGCCGAGGCGCTCGGGCTGGACGACGGCGCCCAGGTGTACGCGATCAGGCGGCTGCGGTTCACCGGCGACGAGCCGCTGTCGATCATGAGCAACTACGTCCCCGCCGGCCTCGTCCGCCTCGACGCCCGCGGGCTGGAGCGGACCGGCCTGTACGCGATGATCCGCGCGGCCGGCGTCAACCTGAAGATCGCCACCCAGACGATCGGCGGCCGGGCCGCCCGGGCGGCCGAGGCGAGGCTGCTCGCCGAGCACCCCGGCGCGCCGCTGCTCACCATGACCCGGGTCGCCTACGACGAGACCGGCCGCGCCGTCGAGTACGGCTCGCACCTCTACCGCGCGTCGATGTACACCTTCGAGCTCACCCTCACCACCACCTGA